From Hoplias malabaricus isolate fHopMal1 chromosome 11, fHopMal1.hap1, whole genome shotgun sequence, a single genomic window includes:
- the LOC136710048 gene encoding peptidyl-prolyl cis-trans isomerase FKBP4-like → MTAEDVANDASIQVEGEDITLKKDGGVLKLVKKEGTGTELPMTGDKVFVHYVGTLLDGTQFDSSRDRGERFSFELGKGQVIKAWDLGVATMRIGEICQLICKPEYAYGAAGSPPKIPPNATLVFQVELFEFHGEDITEDEDGGIIRRIITKGEGYSKPNEGASVEVHVEGKHEGRVFDDRELKFEVGDGENLDLPPGVEKALQAMEQGEEALFIIKPKYGFGNAGCAKFNIPPGATLQYKIKLTAFEKAKESWEMNTSEKLEQSVIVKEKGTQYFKDGKYKQAAVQYKRIVSWLEHESNLQGEEEEKAKALRLAAHLNLSMCYLKLHEPSPALENCDKALELDANNEKALFRRGEALYFMKEFDRAKDDFQRVLQLYPANKAAKSQIVLCQKHIKEQHEKDKRLYANMFQKFAERDAKKEAEQAKKNTGSSMEIEENGAQEQTAT, encoded by the exons ATGACCGCAGAAGACGTTGCAAATGATGCAAGCATCCAAGTCGAGGGAGAGGACATAACGCTGAAGAAAGATGGAGGAGTTCTGAAG TTGGTGAAAAAGGAGGGCACAGGTACAGAGTTGCCTATGACGGGTGACAAAGTATTTGTGCACTATGTTGGTACACTTTTGGACGGTACACAGTTTGACTCCAGTCGAGACCGGGGAGAGAGGTTCTCCTTCGAGTTGGGCAAAG GTCAGGTTATTAAAGCATGGGATCTTGGTGTAGCCACAATGCGCATTGGTGAGATCTGTCAGTTGATCTGCAAACCCGAGTATGCCTACGGAGCTGCTGGCAGCCCACCCAAAATTCCACCCAACGCCACTCTGGTGTTCCAG GTTGAATTGTTTGAGTTTCATGGGGAAGACATCACCGAAGATGAAGATGGTGGAATTATCCGTAGAATCATCACCAAAGGAGAGGGCTACTCCAAACCAAATGAAGGAGCTTCTGTAGAAG TGCATGTGGAAGGCAAACACGAGGGTCGTGTTTTTGACGACCGGGAACTAAAATTTGAGGTGGGAGATGGAGAGAATCTTGACCTGCCTCCCGGTGTTGAGAAAGCACTGCAGGCTATGGAACAGGGAGAGGAGGCTCTATTCATTATTAAACCAAA ATATGGGTTTGGGAACGCAGGCTGTGCCAAATTCAACATTCCACCTGGTGCAACGCTGCAATACAAAATCAAATTGACAGCTTTTGAAAAG GCCAAAGAATCCTGGGAGATGAACACTAGTGAGAAACTGGAGCAGAGTGTTATTGTCAAAGAAAAAGGAACTCAGTATTTCAAA GATGGAAAGTACAAACAGGCAGCAGTGCAATACAAGCGCATTGTGTCCTGGTTGGAGCATGAGTCCAATCTGCAgggggaggaggaagagaaggcCAAAGCCCTGCGGTTGGCAGCTCACCTCAACCTGTCCATGTGCTACCTGAAGCTACACGAACCCAGCCCTGCCCTCGAGAATTGTGACAAG GCACTAGAACTGGATGCTAATAATGAAAAGGCTTTATTCAGACGTGGAGAAGCACTTTATTTTATGAAGGAATTTGACCGTGCAAAAGATGACTTCCAACGTGTGCTGCAGCTCTATCCAGCCAATAAAGCTGCAAAGAGCCAAATAGTGCTTTGTCAGAAACACATCAAGGAGCAGCACGAGAAGGACAAACGCCTCTATGCTAACATGTTCCAGAAGTTTGCAGAGAGAGACGCCAAA AAGGAAGCAGAGcaggcaaagaaaaacactggcaGTTCAATGGAAATTGAGGAAAatggagcccaggagcaaactGCAACATAA